One genomic region from Chrysemys picta bellii isolate R12L10 chromosome 18, ASM1138683v2, whole genome shotgun sequence encodes:
- the MYMK gene encoding protein myomaker: MGSLVAKLLLPTISSLVFLPTISIAAKRRFHMEAMVYFFTMFFVAIYHACDGPGLSVLCFMRYDILEYFSIYGTALSIWVSLMALAEFDEPKRSTFVMFGVLTIAVRIYHDRWGYGVYSGPIGTAVLVITVKWLQKMKEKRGLYPDKSVYTQQIGPGFCFGALALMLRFFFEEWDYTYVHSFYHCALAMSFVLLLPKVNKKAGNAGNPAKLDCSTLCCCV, translated from the exons ATGGGTTCATTAGTTGCCAAGCTTCTTCTCCCAACGATCAGCAGCCTGGTCTTCCTCCCGACCATCAGCATTGCAGCCAAGCGAAGATTCCACATGGAAGCTATGGTTTATTTCTTCACTATGTTCTTTGTTGCG ATTTACCATGCATGTGATGGACCTGGTTTGTCAGTGCTGTGTTTCATGCGATATGATATCCTGGAGTATTTCAGCATCTACGGGACGGCTTTGTCCATTTGGGTATCACTGATGG CTCTGGCAGAGTTCGATGAGCCTAAAAGATCGACCTTTGTGATGTTCGGCGTGCTCACTATAGCCGTGAGGATTTACCATGACCGATGGGGATATGGCGTCTACTCGGGACCAATCGGGACGGCCGTCCTTGTGATAACCGTGAAATGG CTGCAGAAGATGAAAGAGAAGAGAGGCCTCTACCCAGACAAGAGCGTCTACACACAACAGATAGGCCCAGGCTTCTGCTTTGGGGCGTTAGCACTCATGCTGAGATTCTTTTTTGAG GAGTGGGATTACACCTATGTGCATAGCTTCTACCATTGTGCCTTGGCCATGTCCTTTGTCCTGTTGCTGCCCAAGGTGAACAAGAAGGCAGGGAATGCAGGAAACCCCGCCAAACTGGACTGCTCCACTCTCTGCTGCTGCGTGTGA